One part of the Glycine max cultivar Williams 82 chromosome 14, Glycine_max_v4.0, whole genome shotgun sequence genome encodes these proteins:
- the LOC100803519 gene encoding uncharacterized protein, which translates to MGPAPDTIDLEGYDDVRAILKPKGSNSKDCRLERRWKRFENSGSNKQLKHNHSDSGTRSTVKSHGKVASLTIKKGHMSEDEVDEDYKFFLLTYDPHIDVVSDSDVDGSDDDINIGHNNDHNDHPYREEESLHNNPKLDKGSKQRDETGNQRNKGSDSVGKQTSGSMKAKQNLEAKRVLSKKRLHEDVSGVPKNNAQTNKELDIVDEDYQIFLNSCRDDYIPSELIEKQNLEAKRGLSKKRPHENVSGVPNNNAQTNMELDIVDEDYQIFLNSCRDDYIPSELIEKQNLEAKRGLSKKRPHENVSGVPNNNAQTNMELIVVDEDYQIFLNSCRDDYIPSESIGKQNLEAKRGLSKKRPHENVSGVPNNNAQTNMELIVVDEDYQIFLNSCRDDYIPSELIGKRSNVIQNSLVSDYVLSEVDEDYLQYLNSVLIVDGEVGCRPERNTSKTDNVDGDSNSSEPDVILLEPDQIHENTPFVSSKTYDSSWFETEKNPKDNWQLPAYGNSQFRRRLMNDLQRPYDQEECDRLLLEVRQKKQKERHRETRHGVVKFCRTRGVSESYLDLYPDLAKAIAEFKKPEKVLFLLRGFIFWLQNVTHEGKFRPWLDKHCLDFLRQMKNWNLAKFGSKSLTNIVNKVYIRTVKSILEL; encoded by the exons ATGGGGCCTGCTCCGGACACAATTGATTTGGAAGGTTATGATGATGTGAGAGCGATTCTGAAACCGAAAGGTTCTAATTCTAAGGATTGTAGGTTAGAAAGACGATGGAAGAGATTTGAAAATTCAGGTTCAAACAAACAATTGAAGCACAATCACAGTGACAGTGGTACAAGATCAACTGTGAAGAGTCATGGAAAAGTGGCAAGTTTAACAATAAAGAAGGGTCATATGTCAGAGGATGAAGTGGATGAAGATTACAAATTCTTTTTGCTTACATATGATCCTCATATTGATGTTGTCAGTGATAGTGATGTGGATGGTTCTGATGATGACATCAACATTGGCCACAACAATGACCATAATGATCATCCTTACAGGGAAGAAGAAAGCTTGCATAATAATCCCAAGTTAGACAAGGGTTCAAAACAAAGGGATGAGACAGGAAATCAAAGAAACAAAGGGAGTGATTCTGTGGGAAAACAGACAAGTGGGTCAATGAAAGCTAAGCAGAATTTGGAGGCTAAAAGAGTACTTAGTAAGAAAAGGCTACATGAAGATGTTTCTGGTGTCCCCAAGAACAATGCCCAGACTAATAAGGAGTTAGATATTGTGGACGAAGATTACCAGATATTCCTGAATTCTTGTAGGGATGACTATATACCTAGTGAATTAATAGAAAAGCAGAATTTGGAGGCTAAAAGAGGACTTAGTAAGAAAAGGCCACATGAAAATGTTTCTGGTGTCCCCAACAACAATGCCCAGACTAATATGGAGTTAGATATTGTGGACGAAGATTACCAGATTTTCCTGAATTCTTGTAGGGATGACTATATACCTAGTGAATTAATAGAAAAGCAGAATTTGGAGGCTAAAAGAGGACTTAGTAAGAAAAGGCCACATGAAAATGTTTCTGGTGTCCCCAACAATAATGCCCAGACTAATATGGAGTTAATTGTTGTGGATGAGGATTACCAGATATTCCTGAATTCTTGTAGGGATGACTATATACCTAGTGAATCAATAGGAAAGCAGAATTTGGAGGCTAAAAGAGGACTTAGTAAGAAAAGGCCACATGAAAATGTTTCTGGTGTCCCCAACAACAATGCCCAGACTAATATGGAGTTAATTGTTGTGGATGAGGATTACCAGATATTCCTGAATTCTTGTAGGGATGACTATATACCTAGTGAATTAATAGGAAAGCGATCAAATGTTATACAGAATTCCCTTGTTTCTGATTATGTGCTGAGTGAGGTTGATGAAGATTACTTACAATATCTGAATTCTGTTTTGATTGTTGATGGTGAGGTGGGGTGTAGGCCTGAGAGGAATACCTCAAAGACAGACAACGTGGATGGTGACAGTAATTCCTCTGAGCCAGATGTTATTCTTCTAGAACCTGATCAAATTCATGAAAACACTCCATTTGTTTCTTCGAAAACATATGATTCATCT TGGTTCGAAACTGAAAAGAATCCCAAAGACAACTGGCAATTACCTGCTTACGGTAATTCTCAGTTTAGGAGAAGACTTATGAATGATCTTCAAAGGCCTTATGACCAAGAAGAATGTGATAGACTTCTGCTTGAAGTACgtcagaaaaaacaaaaggaacgTCATAGAGAAACACGTCATGGGGTGGTCAAGTTTTGTCGCACTAGGGGTGTCAGCGAATCATATCTTGACTTGTACCCTg ATCTAGCTAAAGCAATTGCCGAATtcaaaaaaccggaaaaggttTTGTTTCTCTTGCGTGGATTTATTTTCTGGTTGCAA AATGTGACCCACGAAGGAAAATTTCGACCTTGGCTTGACAAGCATTGTTTGGACTTTTTACGACAAATGAAAAATTGGAATCTTGCTAAATTTGGAAGCAAGAGTTTAACTAACATAGTCAACAAAGTTTACATACGTACAGTTAAATCTATCTTGGAACTTTGA
- the LOC100804053 gene encoding pentatricopeptide repeat-containing protein At1g22960, mitochondrial, whose translation MFIFFLFFYSMTLSVRASSKPFITLNEARFLFPFSFFSSSTVQYTNKFLFHAAVAEPQLLVRVLNTVRHRPAVALRFFRWAERQTGFKRSELTYAVILDILARNGLMRSAYCVMEKVVSVKMENGVVDVVSSSEASMSSVKLILDLLLWIYAKKSMLEKCLLVFYKMVSKGMLPDLKNCNRVLRLLRDRDSSIDVAREVYNVMVECGIRPTVVTYNTMLDSFCKQGKVQEALQLLLQMQKMGCLPNDVTYNVLVNGLSHSGELEQAKELIQEMLRLGLEVSAYTYDPLIRGYCEKGQLDEASRLGEEMLSRGAVPTLVTYNTIMYGLCKWGRVSDARKLLDVMVNKNLMPDLVSYNTLIYGYTRLGNIGEAFLLFAELRFRGLVPSVVTYNTLIDGLCRMGDLDVAMRLKDEMIKHGPDPDVFTFTILVRGFCKLGNLPMAKELFDEMLNRGLQPDRFAYITRIVGELKLGDPSKAFGMQEEMLARGFPPDLITYNVFIDGLHKLGNLKEASELVKKMLYNGLVPDHVTYTSIIHAHLMAGHLRKARAVFLEMLSKGIFPSVVTYTVLIHSYAVRGRLKLAILHFFEMHEKGVHPNVITYNALINGLCKVRKMDQAYKFFTEMQAKGISPNKYTYTILINENCNLGHWQEALRLYKDMLDREIQPDSCTHSALLKHLNKDYKSHVVRHLENVIAAGE comes from the coding sequence ACCGCAATTACTCGTCCGGGTTCTCAACACGGTCCGCCATCGCCCCGCGGTCGCGCTCCGGTTCTTCCGGTGGGCCGAGAGGCAAACCGGTTTCAAGCGATCTGAATTGACCTACGCCGTCATCCTCGACATTCTCGCGCGGAACGGCTTGATGCGGTCCGCCTATTGCGTCATGGAGAAGGTCGTCTCCGTTAAAATGGAGAACGGCGTCGTGGATGTCGTTTCTTCCTCCGAGGCATCAATGTCATCGGTTAAGCTTATTCTGGATTTGTTGCTTTGGATTTACGCGAAAAAATCGATGCTTGAGAAGTGTTTGTTGGTGTTTTATAAGATGGTTAGTAAGGGCATGTTGCCTGATCTGAAGAACTGCAATAGGGTACTCAGATTGCTTAGGGATAGGGATAGTAGCATCGATGTCGCAAGGGAGGTTTATAATGTGATGGTGGAGTGTGGAATTCGCCCTACCGTTGTTACTTATAACACAATGTTGGATTCCTTTTGCAAGCAAGGGAAGGTTCAGGAAGCTCTGCAGCTTTTGCTTCAGATGCAGAAGATGGGATGTTTGCCCAACGATGTCACGTATAATGTTTTGGTAAATGGTTTGTCTCACAGTGGGGAGTTGGAGCAGGCTAAGGAGCTTATCCAGGAGATGTTGAGATTGGGGCTCGAGGTTTCTGCGTACACATATGACCCCTTGATTCGCGGATACTGTGAGAAAGGGCAGCTTGATGAAGCCTCGAGGCTTGGGGAGGAGATGTTGAGTAGAGGGGCTGTGCCTACTCTGGTGACCTACAATACGATTATGTATGGCCTTTGCAAGTGGGGGAGAGTGAGTGATGCTAGGAAGTTGCTGGATGTTATGGTGAACAAGAATCTGATGCCGGATTTGGTTTCGTATAACACTCTGATTTATGGTTACACCAGATTGGGAAACATAGGGGAGGCTTTTCTCTTATTTGCTGAGTTAAGATTCAGGGGTCTTGTTCCCAGTGTTGTGACCTATAATACGCTTATCGATGGTCTTTGCAGAATGGGGGACTTGGATGTTGCCATGCGGCTAAAAGATGAAATGATCAAACATGGGCCTGATCCTGATGTATTTACTTTTACAATTCTTGTTAGAGGATTTTGCAAGTTGGGGAACTTGCCAATGGCTAAGGAATTGTTTGATGAGATGCTGAATAGAGGATTGCAGCCAGATCGTTTTGCGTACATAACCCGAATAGTAGGTGAGCTGAAGCTTGGTGACCCATCTAAGGCTTTTGGTATGCAAGAAGAAATGCTAGCCAGAGGCTTTCCGCCTGATTTGATCACTTATAATGTCTTCATTGATGGGCTCCACAAGTTGGGCAATTTGAAAGAAGCAAGTGAACTTGTGAAGAAAATGCTCTACAATGGACTTGTTCCAGATCATGTAACATATACTAGCATCATCCATGCTCACTTGATGGCTGGGCATCTTAGGAAGGCTAGAGCGGTGTTCCTTGAGATGTTGAGCAAAGGGATATTTCCTTCAGTTGTCACTTACACAGTTTTGATTCATTCATATGCAGTCAGGGGAAGGCTGAAACTTGCTATTTTGCACTTTTTTGAGATGCATGAGAAGGGTGTACATCCAAATGTGATCACCTACAATGCTTTAATCAATGGACTTTGCAAGGTGAGAAAGATGGATCAGGCATACAAATTTTTCACAGAAATGCAAGCGAAGGGCATTTCTCCAAATAAGTATACTTACACTATTTTAATAAATGAGAACTGTAACTTGGGCCATTGGCAGGAAGCTTTGAGGTTGTATAAGGATATGCTAGATAGAGAAATTCAGCCTGATTCATGCACACATAGTGCCCTATTAAAGCATCTAAACAAAGACTATAAATCGCATGTAGTTCGGCATCTTGAGAATGTTATTGCAGCTGGTGAATAA